Within Amedibacterium intestinale, the genomic segment AATCGTCAATATTAGAAACAAGACGAGTCGTCTTAAAATCATGCGCGCCTACAAAATACTGACGCACACGATTTTTTAACTTTTTCGCTTTTCCTACATAGATAATATCTCCCTCTTTGTTTTTCATCAAATAACAGCCAGGAAGTGCTGGCAAAATTGCCAGCTTATCTTCAATTTTTGCCATATTTGCCATATAAAATCCTCTATTTCTTTTGTTTCAATTTCACAACGGTAGCACCAAGTCCCCCTTCGCCTTGTCCTCCCATCATATAGCTTTCTACATTCTGGTTTCGTTTTAAATAATCATGGACACCTTTTCTTAGCTTGCCTGTCCCCATTCCATGAATGATACGAACCTGATATACTTTCGCAAGAATCGCATTATCCAAATATTTATCAATGACAGGAATCGCTTCGGCAACACGCATACCAATGACATTGCATTCCATGGAAAAGGAAGTAATACGACTTTTGGAAACACCACTTTTTTTCTTTTTCTGTACTTGACGTGTTGCATGTGTAATTTCTTTTGTAGTTGTATTCATCTTCATATGATTTGCCAATACACATACTTTATCTTTTTGAATCGATAAAATTTCTCCATAATAATTCAATTTCTTTAACTGAACATAATCCCCTACCGCAAAACTTTCTTCTTTTTCTTCTTCTGCCTCATTTTCTTCCACTTCAATATTAGACAAACGAGATTTTAAGGCACTGATTTCATGCGGTTTTGCGTCACTTTGTAACTGTTTTAACTGTTCCAGCACTTCATATGCTTCTTCTTTTGTTTCCTCAAGCTGTTTTTGTGCTTCATCTTTTACTTCCTGTAAGATCTTATCTTTTTCTTTCTGAAGGTGTTCTTTTTCTTTTTCAAGTTTTTCCTGCAGCTGTTTTACATCTTGTAGTTTTTCTTCCAGTTTTAGTTTTGCATCATGATGTTCCATTGCCAAGCGTTCTACTTTTTCTAAAGCAATGTCCGTATCATTTTTTTGTTCCTCTTTCATATTTTTGGCATGTGCAATGATGGATTCTTTTAGTCCATAACGTTTCGCGATTTCAAAAGCATAAGACTGCCCGCTCATACCTTCAATATAACGATAAGTCGGTTTCATCGCATCCACATCAAATTCTACACTGGATAGTAAAATATCCTCATGCTGAGAAGCATATGTCTTTAAAGCAGAATAATGGGTTGTCGCTATAACCATAGCCTTGTTTCTTCTTAATTCATCCAAAATCGCAACCGCCAAAGGCTCTCCTTCTTTTGGATCGGTCCCACTTCCCAACTCATCCAGTAAAACCAAAGAATGCTTTCCAGCATGTGCACAAATTTGGGCCATTTTTGAAATGTGAGAAGAAAAAGTAGATAACGATTCCTGAATAGATTGTTCATCTCCTATATCTACAAATATATTGGTAAATAAAGGTACGATTGCTTCCTGCGCACTTACCGGCATTCCACACATTGTCATTGCGACAAACAAACCGATAGTTTTTAACGTAACCGTTTTCCCTCCGGTATTACTTCCTGTAATCAATAGACTATGATGAGGAGAAGCAATTTCATACGTATTGGCAACTACCTTTTCTGGTTCAATCAAAGGATGACGGGCATCTTTTAAATACAAATGTTCATCTTTTGTATCTAGAGTAGCAACACATCCATCCATTTTCTTTGCCCAGGCACCTTTCGCAAAAATACTATCCAAAAGTGCCATCGTATCTAAATTACCTAACAATTCATATGCGACCGTTTTTACACCTTGACTTAATCCAAATAAAATCTTAGCGATTTCTTCCTGCTCTTTTGATACAAGACTTTGCAAGCGATTGTTTAAGACAAGAAGACTTCCAGGTTCAATATACGCAGTTTGTCCTGACGCACTTTCCCCATGAATAAATCCATCAACACTATTTTTCTCTGCGATTTTTACAAGCACACAAGTTCTTCCATTTCTTTGTGTCGTAATCGTATCCATTAATTTTGATGCATTTCTTGCGATAAAACGCTGTACTTCCTTGTTGATATCTCCCTCACATATACGAATAGATTTACGTACAGATTTTAATTCTGCACTAGCGCTGTCCATCACCTCATAATTAACAGAAATACAGCGTTCAATTTCACTTGCTGTTTTTCTTTGATCGCTAAAAGAATCAACAAGTTCTTTTAAAGATGGAGTTTCTAAATCACACCCCTTAAAATAAGATGTAATGTGCTCACAAGAACGTATTCCATCCGCGATACGACGTAATTCCATAGCGCTTAATGTAGCATCTTTCTTACTTGCTTCAATACTTTCCTGTGTATCATGAAGACCTTGAAAAGAAGGAGCCCCATAACGTATCAATAAATCATAGGCTTCCTTTGTTCTTTGCAGTTCACGCTTGACCCACAATTCTTCAAAACGTGGGGAAAGTTGTCGTATTTTCTTTTTTCCCAGGGAAAAGCAGCAATGCTGGGCGATCTGTTCCTTTACATTCTGCAATTCTAATGATTCAAATCTATCTTTCATGTTCTTCCTCCCTGTTTTGTACACCATATATTTCTGTATTTATATCCATTGATTGTAACGCCTCTTCAAATTTCTGAAGCTCTTTCATTGGTTCTTCTAAATAAAACATTAGCTGATCACTAATTGGAATGCTGTAGCGAAGAATCGATTGTCTTCCGATCTGTGACCAGTCATTCCAAAACAAAAGCTGTGTAAACAAGAACGCCACCAGCATCAAAAAGCATGACTGGACAATACCTAAAAGTGCTCCTCCCACTTTATTTAACCATGATACTATCGGAATTTTCTGTACTAGTTTTGCGATTGGTTTTAATAATAAAATCAGGAAATTTCCTATAATAAATAAAATAACAAACCAGGCTAAACGATTTATCGTTGTATACAGCATTGCATCCATCAAAAGTGAAGCTGATGTCAACATTTCCTGCTGATAAAGTGGAATCGACTGTGCAAAAGGAACAGATAAGTTCCATGCAAGAACGCCTGTGACAAAGAATCCTAATAGACTTAATAGTTTCCATAAAAAACCATTTTTCCAGCCAGTATATATACAAACGGCTATTACGATAACCGCAATAAAATTAACAACAAATACTGCATTTACTTCCACACGATCACCTGTATCCTTTCAATTTTTTATTTTATCATATTTTAAAAGTGAATGTAAAATACTTAACGAGTTAACAAATACAACATTTTATTATCCAACCCCTCTAGTTTATGGTAAAATAAATAGCACACCAAGGAGGTTACCTATGTCAACCTATACGAAAACTATGAATCCTGCACAAATTGAAGAATTAGAACATCGACTAAAAGACTGTACAAAACGAAAAACTCCTCCCTATGCATTGTATCAGTATAAAACATCCGATTGTGTGATTACTGCTTATGCTTCTGGAAAAGTTGTTTTTCAGGGAGAAGGTGCTGATTTTTATATAGATTCACTGCCATCTGAAAAAAAATCTACTCCTGCAGCTTCTATAAAAGAACAATTTCCGCAATGTGGAAGTGATGAAGTTGGTACAGGAGATTATTTTGGTCCAGTAGTAGTATGCGCAGCTTATGTAAAACAAGAACAAGTTTCCTGGTTAAAAAGCCTGGGGATACAAGATTCCAAGGCAATGGATGATGCCTATATACGAAAAATAGGAAATCAGGTAATGAGTGAAATCCCTCACAGTCTGTTAATTTTAAACAATGCAAAATACAATCAAATTCACTCTTCGCATAATATGGTTGCGATAAAATCAAAACTGCACAATCAGGCTTATGTGCACTTACAGAAAAAAATAGGAATGCTTCCTTCCCTTTGTGTTGTCGATCAGTTTGTGGCAGAAAATTCTTATTATCGTTATTTAAAAAATGAAAAAGAAGTAATCAAAAATCTGCACTTTGAAACAAAGGCAGAAAATAAATATCTTAGCGTTGCCTGTGCATCTTTAATTGCGCGTTATGCATTTCTATTGTCCTTTGATGCCATGCAGCAGCGCTATAACTTTTCTTTTCCTAAAGGTGCTGGAAAAAACGTAGACATCAGTATTCAGAATTTTGTAGAAAAATATGGAAAAGAAGAACTGTACAATATCGCAAAACTTCATTTTGCGAACACAAACAAGGCAAAAATCATGTAAGGAGAATGCTTATGAAAAGAAAATTACCTGGAATAATAATATTACAAAGTGGAAAACCAACAATAGAAATAGAAGGCAAAATATATTCTTTAAAAAGAACTTATCGAAGACTGCAGGTTGCTTATCAAGTTGCTTTTTGTATCCTTGCTGTACTTATGATTTTGTTTCTTCCTGATTATCTTCCTTTTCCTTTTTTTGTTTCATTAGGAATTATGATCCTTGCTGTATTGCTTCTATGGTTTCTTTTGCCTTTTTTACTTGGCTTATTTATGCCTAAGAAATCTTCTGCATATATTGAAAAATAAACCAGCTCTCGCTGGTTTTATTGTATATTTTCTTCTTTTTCTACACACAGATTCACTTTATAAGGAAGCTGCTGCAATATTACCCCTGCTGCACGCAGCATCTTTTTACTTGCAATTGTCGCATCGGTATTTGCATACTTATCAGATTCATAAACGATACGGCTGATGCCACTTTGTATGATTGCTTTTGCACATTCGTTACATGGAAATAAAGAAACATATAAACTGCATCCTCGCAAATCATTTTTACTATTTAATATAGCATTTAATTCTGCATGAACAACATATGGATATTTCGTATTGCCAAACTCTCCTTCACGATCCCATGGAAACACATCATCACTGCATCCATTTGGAAAGCCATTATACCCAATACTTACCACGCGATGCTCATTACTAACAATAACCGCTCCTACCTGTGTGCTTGGATCTTTGCTGCGCATAGCACTTAAATGTGCCAATCCCATAAAATATTCATCCCAAGTAAGTACATTTTTCCTCTTCATGCTATCGACCTCTCATTGCTTTTAGTATACCATATCTTCTAAATATCCAAAAGTATAAATATCTTGATATATATTGCAGCCATTCAAATGGCTTATAAATTTTCTTAAACCTATAATATTCTGTATTCTTCTATTTTCTTATTTACTGCAATTTATACTGCTTATTGTATGCCTTTTTTAATGTTTCTGCATAATCCATATATCCATATTCCTTGAAAGTTTCTATCACTTGCTTATCAACATTTTTTTCTAAAGGTTCTACACGCTTTGTCTGATAAGTTGTATATACTAATCCGCTAGTAAATATAAGTAGCGCAAAACAAGTTTGCAGCCGAATATAATGCCATTCTTTTTTTCTAGAAAATAGGATGCCTAATAAAAAACCAGTGACACCTCCGCCAATATGAGAAAAGACAGATAGACCTGGAAGAAGGCATACAAGAAGATCTAGTGCCAAAAAGCGTAAAAGTATTTTTTGTATGAATGGTGCTTCATATCTTTTTCCTTCCAGAACCCATGCAAAATAAGAAC encodes:
- a CDS encoding endonuclease MutS2; this translates as MKDRFESLELQNVKEQIAQHCCFSLGKKKIRQLSPRFEELWVKRELQRTKEAYDLLIRYGAPSFQGLHDTQESIEASKKDATLSAMELRRIADGIRSCEHITSYFKGCDLETPSLKELVDSFSDQRKTASEIERCISVNYEVMDSASAELKSVRKSIRICEGDINKEVQRFIARNASKLMDTITTQRNGRTCVLVKIAEKNSVDGFIHGESASGQTAYIEPGSLLVLNNRLQSLVSKEQEEIAKILFGLSQGVKTVAYELLGNLDTMALLDSIFAKGAWAKKMDGCVATLDTKDEHLYLKDARHPLIEPEKVVANTYEIASPHHSLLITGSNTGGKTVTLKTIGLFVAMTMCGMPVSAQEAIVPLFTNIFVDIGDEQSIQESLSTFSSHISKMAQICAHAGKHSLVLLDELGSGTDPKEGEPLAVAILDELRRNKAMVIATTHYSALKTYASQHEDILLSSVEFDVDAMKPTYRYIEGMSGQSYAFEIAKRYGLKESIIAHAKNMKEEQKNDTDIALEKVERLAMEHHDAKLKLEEKLQDVKQLQEKLEKEKEHLQKEKDKILQEVKDEAQKQLEETKEEAYEVLEQLKQLQSDAKPHEISALKSRLSNIEVEENEAEEEKEESFAVGDYVQLKKLNYYGEILSIQKDKVCVLANHMKMNTTTKEITHATRQVQKKKKSGVSKSRITSFSMECNVIGMRVAEAIPVIDKYLDNAILAKVYQVRIIHGMGTGKLRKGVHDYLKRNQNVESYMMGGQGEGGLGATVVKLKQKK
- a CDS encoding CvpA family protein, giving the protein MEVNAVFVVNFIAVIVIAVCIYTGWKNGFLWKLLSLLGFFVTGVLAWNLSVPFAQSIPLYQQEMLTSASLLMDAMLYTTINRLAWFVILFIIGNFLILLLKPIAKLVQKIPIVSWLNKVGGALLGIVQSCFLMLVAFLFTQLLFWNDWSQIGRQSILRYSIPISDQLMFYLEEPMKELQKFEEALQSMDINTEIYGVQNREEEHER
- the rnhC gene encoding ribonuclease HIII; the protein is MSTYTKTMNPAQIEELEHRLKDCTKRKTPPYALYQYKTSDCVITAYASGKVVFQGEGADFYIDSLPSEKKSTPAASIKEQFPQCGSDEVGTGDYFGPVVVCAAYVKQEQVSWLKSLGIQDSKAMDDAYIRKIGNQVMSEIPHSLLILNNAKYNQIHSSHNMVAIKSKLHNQAYVHLQKKIGMLPSLCVVDQFVAENSYYRYLKNEKEVIKNLHFETKAENKYLSVACASLIARYAFLLSFDAMQQRYNFSFPKGAGKNVDISIQNFVEKYGKEELYNIAKLHFANTNKAKIM
- a CDS encoding deoxycytidylate deaminase, with protein sequence MKRKNVLTWDEYFMGLAHLSAMRSKDPSTQVGAVIVSNEHRVVSIGYNGFPNGCSDDVFPWDREGEFGNTKYPYVVHAELNAILNSKNDLRGCSLYVSLFPCNECAKAIIQSGISRIVYESDKYANTDATIASKKMLRAAGVILQQLPYKVNLCVEKEENIQ